Genomic segment of Corticium candelabrum chromosome 16, ooCorCand1.1, whole genome shotgun sequence:
ATAACTAATACAATTCTAAGCATTGTATGATGCAAGATGTATATGTTATGAGCTCATCTAATTTTACTGCAGTTTAGACTGATTCTTGATGTTCTATTATATGTCGTGGCTGAGGTCTGGTTTGCCTAGAATTTTTTGAGCTGATTGAATGGCCAAGGCCACTGAAGTTAAAGTTACATTAGATGCAGTCCCAGTTGGAATAACGCCATTGCTTCCAACCCAGAGGTTGTCGACATTCCATACTTTAGAGTAGGTATCACAGACCGATGTGTCATCATCCTTTGATCCCATTCGGACACTTCTCTAAACACAACAGATTATGTTATCCCTGTTGTTGCTTATTTAGTTGTAGTATGAGTGTGTGACCGTGAGTTGGAGGCTGCTTCCAATAGGCATGAATTGTGGTTCGGATCCTGGGAGGAAACCTCCTAGAGCGTCAGCTGCTGTGGTCATGTCATTGATCATGATGTGAGATTGTTTGGCATCTTCTTCACTGAGCTTGAAGTAGAACGTAGGTTGAGGCATTCCAAATCTGTCCTTGATCTTGTTCTCTGTTTTCTGGGTTGGGTTCCATGTAGCCAAACCAGCGAAGATCGACTATGAGTCGATCATTGACCTTGGCTGGAACGACACCATACTTGAATGCATCTCTGTGTATTTGACAGTGAAATGAATGCTCTTTTGAGAAGGGAATGTTGACCTGTAATGGCATCAATTTGCTATTGGAACAACAAGATACCTGTGgctttgtgtatgtgtgtgtgtgtgtgtgtgtgtgtgtgtgtgtgtgtgtgtgtgtgtgtgtgtgtgtgtgtgtgtgtgtgtgaattgtTGGCTATTGGAACAACAAGATACCTGTGGGGCTTTGTCATCAGTAGGAATCGGTATAGGATCTTCTGGGTTATCATCTATTTGATTTTGAATGTCGTGTTTCATTTCATCAGTCAAACCAATGAAGCTCTTGTTTCTGATAGACTGGATGATGGAATTTTTAGCACCAcctgacagaaagacatggATTGCTCACATATATACCGCCCCCAATGCTCTTGGACGGATGTTGGAGGCGTATAGAAGTTGGGGTGTACGGACAGCTCCAGCACATACAATGAAGTGCTTGGCATGGATGACCACATTGAACTTTTTGCCCTTTCTGAGATCTCGGCACCGAGCCAACTTGATACATTTACCGTCTTCGGTTGGGACAAGCTCATAGCAAAGATGTTCAGTCTAAGAAGAAGCAAATCAGAAGGAGTTGTATCAGTTGCATGTAtgctgtgcgtgtgtgtgtgtgtgtgtgtgtgtgtgtgtgtgcatgtgtgtgtgtgcatgtgcgtgcatgtgtgtgtgtgcaagtgcatgtgtgtgtgtgtgtgtgtgtgtgtgtgtgtgtgtgtgtgtgtgtgtgtgtgtgtgtgtgtgtgtgtgaggttACCAGAATTTGGAATTTTCTGTCTTCCCGTTTGTTGAGTATATCAATGAGATGTGTGCCCATAATGACGTCTGTACCCGACCACTGCACCAGTGATGGATCATCTTCATTCCTTTGAACAGCAAGTGGAAGGCTACGTACATCACGGTCTGGAACCGCATGCTGAATGGTATTCATCACGACCACGTGGCGGATAGAATCATCGAACACATCATCGTTGCGACACCAatattcctcacctttgctgTACAATGCTTCCCACTCGTGAACAGACAGCAAGCTACTTCTCTCGATACTAATACATTGTCTTGGAATGCAGCACGCCCCATGAACGGCCATGCCACCAACACAgaactacaacacaaattgaCAGTTATTTGCATGGGTGAATCTATAAGGGGTTTGGGTTGAGGTTTTGCAGACTGGAATTGACGGGTCTCTGTAGTTTGGTACAACCGAGAGctagctgctgctgctgcaaggCAGGCTATACtgtatgcatacacacacacacacacacacacacacacacacacacacacacacacacacacacacacacacacacacacacacacacacacacacacacacacacacaccaatgtAACAGACGGATTTCATGTTGCAAACTCAAGTTGAAAGTCTTAGATTTTCCGCGGATTGCATGAGCACAGGCACAATTAAAGGACGCCCTTTCTCGCCAGAAGTGTGAGGGCAGGAAGGGTCTGGATACTCGAGATTGGGCATTGAACCCCATGGAGATAGGAAATCCCAGGAAGAATGTTAGAACCAGTAATGCAACGCTACAGTCATGAGGTGATTGTGTGTATAGACTGAAAGTAAATAAAATGTACTTACCGTCTCTGCTTCGCCACCTAGATTGAGAAACGGATTCTGGTTGGGATTTTGATTGTTGCGAACAAACCtttatagacaaacagaaagtcaCGAAGCTTTGACAGTCCACAATCCTGCAAACTAAAAAGCCATAGGCATAGGAATTTCTCAAAGTTTGAGGGAGTGATGCATGCGCAGCGAGGCAGGAAAATTGTTGGGGGcatggtcacacacacacacacctctttGGTCCTAATGGTTTCTACGCTTATATGTATAGACACAAGCGTTTATTCACACACCCCTTGCACTTGCTACTTGTGGTGAGATCCACATGAAATGCGGACGGATTGAGTGTGATGACGGGTGTCTGGCTGGTGGGCACCGATACATCGTGCAGATGTGACGCTATGAGACTGCTAAATGAGTTATAGTCTCTCTGCCAGACGTACGAGTTTTTCAGGTGCCGGCCGGGCGTCGGCGAGAGCTGCGGTCCCGTGTCCAGCATAATGACTGTCATACCGCCGTCCACTAGCTCTCGGCTGTATGTAGACACGAGAGGACCGGCACCGATGACGACGGCATCTGTGTGATAATGCACTACATCATATCTAGTGCATTTACCATCTACTTCAGTGTCACAGTCTCCATCAGATTCTGTAGAGACAAAAATGCAGACGTAAAACTGTGAACAAATATTTGGTCACTTGGTACTAAAACTATATCTGTAGTATAAGGTAATGATACACTCTGACTGGACTGTAAACTCAGTCTTTTCACATTTTCTGGTTTTTGAGTTTTTGTTCAAATTAAAGTTTTCACGCTAAATTCAGGAATTAAATGGCAATTGAGGCATTGCCTTGTTGGAGGCCGTTGTAGATAGAAGGCATTGCTAAAGCTAATTttcattaaattaaattatagctttaattaattaaatcaatcaattaaattaatcaaattaaTCAGATTtaaaaataagtaatataCTAAATGATGaatgtaattttatttataaagCTAATAAGATCAATCAAAAGCGGAAGTTGAGTTATGTGTACATCATGTTTGTAATCTGAGTCTTCTGTGTAATTCTGTAgtataataaaatattgtaAATTAGTACTTATTTGCAAATTGGCAGGAAGTCAATGGGAGTTGTGCTAAAGCGAAAAGGTCAAGCCAGTTTGTCTTGTACAGTTGACCTCCATGTGACCTGCTGCTTCTAGGTAATCGAAATTTACACCTTTGTGTAGATATAGACAGGAAGTTTAGTGGCTAGTAAAATGTTGAAAGTTTACATAAGTCCATCCAACAATataggtgcagtgtgggaaaattACCAGATCTTGGCCAGGCACTTACAAACATGGAAATGATACCTCCTGAACCTCTTGGATGCTTTCATAATTGTGCAATCTACACCCAAGTCTAATTTTCAATTGTGAATCTAAGATATGTGAAATCTCGTACATTTTCAATGTCACCATGTTCAGTATGTATGGGACTGCAATCTTTGGAACATACCTCCCTACCTGCAGCCATCACCTTAGTTTTCAGGATGCTCAGTGACAAACCAAAATCTTGACTTGTCTTCATATATTCAGTCATcgctcacacacagacacacacacacacacacacacacacacacacacacacacacacacacacacacacgatggTAGTGCAACTTCTACAGTAGTGTACTTATATTATTAGGTAAGTACATTACATCACGTAATTGCTTTACAACAAAGGAAGCATCACTTACTACTTCAATTGAAGTAGGCCTACAGACAAaagagtttgtgtgtgtgtgtgtgtgtgtgtgtgtgtgtgtgtgtgtgtgtgtgtgtgtgtgtgtgtgtgtgtgtgtgtgtgtgtagttgcaGTTAGCTGGGATGCATGGTCCAATTTCTCATAATGAAGACAACTTACCGTTCACATCTTCTTGATCTTGATGTAGATATATTCGATCATAAAGCTCAATCCGCTCAGTTTGATCAACCATAACGTTGAATAGAATATGGAACTAGGGAGATAATCGATAACAGCAGTCTTCTGATGATCAGTAAGAGATCACTGCTTCTAAAGTCGCGTTGTTGGAGTGTGTACCCCCAAGTTATAGTAGGATGGCGGGACTTTACGGAGagttacacaaa
This window contains:
- the LOC134191887 gene encoding uncharacterized protein LOC134191887 gives rise to the protein MKHDIQNQIDDNPEDPIPIPTDDKAPQVNIPFSKEHSFHCQIHRDAFKYGVVPAKVNDRLIVDLRWFGYMEPNPENREQDQGQIWNASTYVLLQAQ